In Halorussus limi, a genomic segment contains:
- a CDS encoding recombinase family protein has product MSSTSDNQWATYIRKSTEEQDDQHQRQDIKDWFDYKDIPVADVDFYSEAGSGASSNRDEFNDLLNAIENGEYSDVVVWEVSRIARKGELAQRFFDSCEDAGVTIHVTNGSVRKIEADGTGRLVADIIASVAAEERRQLIRRTESGQRRAREQGKWLGQTPVGFVRSDEGYLKPNLNPDYDSGETGFFDVADALERVESGESYNKTAENTPNLTRQTLSKIHQDDDRRGWYIEGEAEDDRVQDALTEVDV; this is encoded by the coding sequence ATGTCTAGTACAAGTGACAACCAGTGGGCGACCTATATCAGGAAGTCCACAGAGGAACAGGACGACCAACATCAACGACAAGACATCAAAGACTGGTTCGACTACAAAGACATCCCTGTCGCGGACGTAGATTTCTACTCAGAGGCAGGCAGTGGAGCATCAAGTAACCGTGACGAGTTCAACGACCTTCTGAACGCAATTGAGAATGGCGAATATTCGGACGTGGTGGTTTGGGAAGTTTCCCGGATCGCCCGGAAAGGCGAGTTGGCACAACGATTCTTCGACTCCTGCGAAGACGCAGGCGTAACCATCCATGTGACCAATGGTTCCGTCAGGAAAATCGAAGCTGATGGAACAGGCCGTCTAGTCGCAGACATCATCGCGAGCGTTGCAGCTGAGGAGCGACGACAGCTTATCCGACGAACAGAGTCCGGACAGAGACGCGCCCGGGAGCAAGGAAAATGGTTGGGGCAGACCCCTGTTGGGTTCGTTCGGAGTGACGAAGGGTATCTGAAGCCGAACCTGAATCCTGACTACGATTCTGGCGAAACCGGGTTTTTCGACGTGGCAGACGCCTTAGAACGGGTTGAGTCCGGGGAGTCGTACAACAAGACTGCCGAAAACACACCGAATCTTACCCGGCAGACACTTTCAAAGATTCATCAGGACGACGACCGTCGTGGATGGTACATCGAGGGAGAGGCCGAGGATGACCGTGTTCAGGACGCATTGACTGAGGTGGATGTATGA
- a CDS encoding zinc ribbon domain-containing protein, whose protein sequence is MNLALRLLMACFVIAAPTLLYLGLIRGLERIRDDALLLALAERDDAPRDVSSAAAEALDKGPIRADGRGSGGADAAADPVPTADSFACSTCGASNMVGAKYCQDCLGELNR, encoded by the coding sequence ATGAACCTCGCCCTCCGACTGCTGATGGCCTGTTTCGTGATAGCCGCGCCCACGCTCCTGTATCTGGGGCTGATACGCGGACTGGAGAGAATTCGCGACGACGCGCTCCTGTTGGCGCTCGCGGAGCGCGACGACGCACCCCGGGACGTGTCGAGCGCGGCCGCCGAGGCGCTCGACAAGGGACCGATTCGCGCCGACGGTCGGGGGTCGGGCGGCGCGGACGCCGCGGCCGACCCCGTCCCCACGGCCGACTCGTTCGCCTGCTCGACCTGCGGCGCGTCGAACATGGTCGGCGCGAAGTACTGTCAGGACTGCCTCGGCGAACTGAACCGGTAA
- a CDS encoding DUF5789 family protein — MADDNQSRDEQTDDEERRQPEREREEVRDRATEDQQKHGDPSEQLGDLDDALEGHDYPTTTDELVEAYGDYEIQTQSGEKSLEEVLAVTQNQTYDSADDVRSRILGLLHR, encoded by the coding sequence ATGGCAGACGACAATCAAAGCCGAGACGAGCAGACGGACGACGAAGAGCGACGCCAACCGGAGCGAGAGCGAGAGGAGGTACGTGACCGTGCTACTGAAGACCAACAGAAGCACGGCGACCCGAGCGAACAGCTTGGTGACCTCGACGACGCACTCGAAGGTCACGATTATCCAACCACGACGGATGAATTGGTCGAGGCCTACGGAGACTACGAGATTCAAACCCAGAGCGGGGAGAAATCTCTCGAGGAAGTGCTTGCCGTAACCCAGAACCAAACGTACGACTCCGCTGATGACGTTCGCAGTCGGATATTGGGACTACTACATCGCTAA
- a CDS encoding DUF7563 family protein → MSTTVQDETSTEEVQLANNQCRNCGTHVSDDFRRVYGSNDDVVYACRTCVSKTILNSGGSACPERRERLLETSERGDRL, encoded by the coding sequence ATGTCAACGACAGTCCAAGACGAGACATCGACCGAGGAAGTACAGCTTGCAAATAACCAGTGCCGGAACTGCGGAACTCACGTTTCAGACGATTTCCGCCGTGTGTACGGCAGTAACGACGATGTGGTGTATGCGTGTCGAACGTGCGTGTCGAAGACGATTCTGAACTCGGGGGGTTCAGCGTGTCCTGAACGCCGCGAACGGCTTTTGGAAACGTCGGAGCGAGGGGATCGGCTATGA
- a CDS encoding restriction endonuclease, with product MAQKDTDLPFGDAFSPGSLIKDGEVQLPLVLELVKKHEGDVDAFTEEIADIFYPDSPNPETYAKNVPLALGAGDKDGYELVTDDFYFTEVGEELYNIRNDEDELYDRLAQHILLNLHGRKCVDIIDDLKLGGEATTTHNIARELRRQYGIYMKESSTHWNQMRGWMAQADLINTNTHHIKLDHEKIDQLIGLDTEDRLSLDGLSPAQRAFLLTLARIDPDDPIRNNKVRELAEDTYDDIYFDSKSTTSQILDPLTEAGFIEYEHTADNPSKPSEVWLTSKAEADVLEPLLEDAQERTGVPRAVLRQSFDEIRRDMESDMNYLKGRALEAFAIRIGLMLNLEFEDWRVRGVETGGAEVDVVMDQTGISLNRWQIQCKNTKESDQDIRTKHVAKEVGISRMVQSNTILMFTRADVVPDARQYARQVMQKENLVILFLTGDDLDQLDDDPDHLSRTLKRQVNRIRELKAISDD from the coding sequence ATGGCCCAAAAGGACACCGACCTCCCCTTCGGTGACGCCTTCTCCCCCGGCTCACTCATCAAAGACGGAGAAGTACAGTTACCACTCGTCCTCGAACTTGTAAAGAAACACGAAGGAGACGTAGACGCATTCACCGAAGAGATCGCAGACATCTTCTACCCGGACTCCCCGAACCCAGAGACCTACGCAAAAAATGTTCCACTCGCCCTCGGCGCGGGTGACAAAGACGGATACGAACTCGTCACCGACGACTTCTACTTCACCGAGGTAGGTGAAGAACTCTACAATATCCGGAATGACGAAGACGAACTATACGACAGACTCGCCCAACACATTCTACTCAATCTCCATGGCCGCAAATGCGTCGACATAATCGACGATCTGAAACTCGGCGGTGAAGCGACGACCACTCACAATATCGCTCGAGAACTTCGGCGACAGTACGGCATCTACATGAAGGAATCCAGCACGCACTGGAACCAAATGCGAGGCTGGATGGCGCAAGCCGATCTCATCAACACGAACACCCACCATATCAAACTCGACCATGAGAAAATCGACCAACTCATCGGTCTCGACACAGAAGACCGATTAAGTCTAGACGGTCTGTCCCCTGCTCAACGCGCTTTCCTTCTCACCCTTGCCCGAATCGATCCGGACGACCCGATACGCAACAACAAAGTCCGAGAACTGGCCGAAGACACCTACGACGACATCTACTTCGACAGTAAAAGCACCACCTCACAGATTCTCGACCCGCTTACCGAAGCCGGATTCATTGAATACGAACACACGGCAGACAACCCTTCCAAACCGAGTGAGGTGTGGTTAACCAGTAAAGCAGAAGCAGACGTTTTGGAACCGCTTCTAGAAGACGCACAAGAACGAACCGGAGTTCCACGCGCAGTGCTACGTCAGTCATTCGATGAGATTCGGAGGGACATGGAGTCCGATATGAACTACCTGAAAGGCCGAGCATTGGAAGCATTCGCTATCCGAATCGGCCTCATGCTCAATTTAGAGTTCGAGGACTGGCGAGTACGAGGTGTGGAAACAGGCGGAGCAGAAGTCGACGTGGTCATGGACCAGACCGGAATCTCGCTCAACAGGTGGCAGATACAGTGCAAGAACACAAAGGAATCCGACCAAGACATCCGGACGAAACACGTCGCCAAGGAAGTCGGAATTTCTCGGATGGTTCAGTCCAATACCATTCTCATGTTCACCCGGGCAGACGTAGTTCCAGATGCCCGTCAGTACGCCCGGCAAGTCATGCAGAAGGAGAATCTCGTCATTCTGTTCTTGACCGGTGACGACCTTGACCAACTAGACGACGACCCAGACCACCTCAGCCGCACTCTCAAACGGCAAGTCAACCGTATCCGAGAACTAAAAGCGATTAGTGACGACTGA
- the sucC gene encoding ADP-forming succinate--CoA ligase subunit beta codes for MRLHEYQAKSVFADAGIPTPDATLASSVDEVVEAAEDIGYPVAVKAQVHVGGRGKAGGIKLAESRDEAEQVADEILGMDLKGYHVDRVLVEEAVDFVNELYVGVTMDRGEGKPVAMVSTKGGVDIESVAEETPDAIAREHIDPAFGMHPYQARKVVYDAGVPRELARDVASVLQTMYQLWDDRDASEVEINPLMVTDDDEIIAADAVMNIDDDALFRQQELAEMEEETFEDDLERKASEYGFDYVRLSGNVGIIGNGAGLVMTTLDLVDYYGGEPANFLDIGGGAKAERVANALDMVFSDENVDAVVFNIFGGITRGDEVAKGINSALEQFDEIPKPVVVRLAGTNAEEGREILNDELVTVEETLEDAVQRTVEYSEEEAQ; via the coding sequence ATGAGATTACACGAGTATCAGGCGAAGAGCGTCTTCGCCGACGCAGGGATTCCGACGCCGGACGCGACGCTGGCGTCGTCGGTCGACGAGGTAGTCGAGGCCGCCGAGGACATCGGCTACCCGGTCGCCGTGAAGGCACAGGTACACGTCGGCGGCCGCGGGAAGGCCGGCGGCATCAAACTCGCCGAGAGTCGCGACGAGGCCGAGCAGGTCGCCGACGAGATTCTCGGCATGGACCTCAAGGGCTACCACGTCGACCGCGTGCTGGTCGAGGAGGCCGTGGACTTCGTGAACGAACTCTACGTCGGCGTCACGATGGACCGCGGCGAGGGCAAGCCCGTGGCCATGGTCTCGACCAAGGGCGGGGTCGACATCGAGTCGGTCGCCGAGGAGACTCCCGACGCCATCGCTCGGGAGCACATCGACCCGGCGTTCGGGATGCATCCCTATCAGGCCCGCAAGGTCGTCTACGACGCGGGCGTCCCCCGCGAACTCGCTCGCGACGTGGCCTCCGTCCTCCAGACGATGTATCAGCTCTGGGACGACCGCGACGCCAGCGAGGTCGAAATCAACCCGCTGATGGTCACCGACGACGACGAGATTATCGCGGCCGACGCCGTGATGAACATCGACGACGACGCGCTGTTCCGCCAGCAGGAACTCGCCGAGATGGAGGAGGAGACGTTCGAGGACGACCTCGAACGCAAGGCCAGCGAGTACGGCTTCGACTACGTCCGACTCTCGGGTAACGTCGGCATCATCGGCAACGGTGCCGGACTCGTGATGACGACGCTGGACCTCGTGGACTACTACGGCGGCGAACCCGCCAACTTCCTCGACATCGGGGGCGGCGCGAAGGCCGAGCGCGTGGCGAACGCGCTCGACATGGTGTTCTCCGACGAGAACGTCGACGCGGTCGTCTTCAACATCTTCGGGGGCATCACCCGCGGCGACGAAGTCGCGAAGGGCATCAACTCCGCGCTCGAACAGTTCGACGAGATTCCCAAGCCCGTGGTCGTCCGCCTCGCCGGCACCAACGCAGAGGAGGGCCGCGAGATTCTGAACGACGAACTCGTCACGGTCGAGGAGACCCTCGAAGACGCGGTTCAACGCACGGTCGAATACTCCGAGGAGGAAGCACAATGA
- a CDS encoding DUF7282 domain-containing protein, giving the protein MTSTTRTVLVAGLVALAVLTGAALATPATTTTTTDEQVNETASVSVSDQQFDGEAVTIDSASLPDGGFAVVYNESGERVGHTDYLDASDHENLTVSLNATVDRAQVLVVTLVRNNGSESFNASADSVAYQTENGADVSDTSYVYFQKRGEQTTTEETTAADTSLTTTAETSEETTDESAASDATTEETTSESSGGGVPGFTPITGVVALITAALVGLRRS; this is encoded by the coding sequence ATGACAAGTACGACGCGAACGGTCCTCGTTGCGGGACTCGTGGCGCTCGCGGTACTCACCGGAGCGGCCCTCGCGACCCCCGCAACCACGACTACGACGACGGACGAACAGGTCAACGAAACTGCCTCCGTATCGGTGTCCGACCAACAGTTCGACGGCGAAGCGGTGACCATCGACAGCGCCTCCCTCCCCGACGGCGGGTTCGCGGTGGTCTACAACGAGAGCGGCGAGCGCGTCGGTCACACCGACTACCTCGACGCGAGCGACCACGAGAACCTCACCGTCTCGCTGAACGCGACGGTCGACCGAGCGCAGGTGCTGGTCGTGACCCTCGTCCGCAACAACGGGAGCGAGAGCTTCAACGCCTCCGCGGACTCGGTCGCTTACCAGACCGAGAACGGCGCGGACGTGTCTGACACGAGCTACGTCTACTTCCAGAAGCGCGGCGAGCAGACGACCACCGAGGAGACGACCGCAGCGGACACCTCGCTCACGACGACTGCGGAGACGAGCGAGGAGACGACCGACGAGTCGGCCGCGTCGGACGCCACCACCGAGGAGACGACCAGCGAGTCCAGCGGCGGCGGCGTCCCCGGCTTCACGCCGATTACCGGCGTCGTCGCGCTGATTACGGCGGCTCTCGTCGGTCTCCGTCGGAGCTAA
- a CDS encoding tyrosine-type recombinase/integrase translates to MTRKLTPEDAVERYLDERKPEVSESTLYNYTYLLERFADWCNTQGIDYINEIDGFTIHDFKLFRRDTDDISNLTLHKNMCTLRTFIRHMESWDVVDDGLADNMILPEIDSETRDRKISAEQAHEMLEYLDKYEYGTKRHALFAILWDTGMRLGSVRSLDLGDYHSGEKYIELHHRPESDTPLKNAEGGEREVNLHAWVCEVIDDHIKMNRHNVTDDYGRKPLFTTEHGRPARSGLRMHITALSRPCHYTGECPHDREQMECEAWTDREYAARCPSSISPHDVRRSSITEWLKRGHRKEIVSDRCDVSPKVLDKHYDVRTKTEKRELRRDAFGMD, encoded by the coding sequence ATGACTCGAAAACTTACCCCGGAAGACGCAGTCGAACGGTATCTAGACGAACGCAAACCCGAAGTCAGCGAATCAACCCTCTACAACTACACCTACCTCCTCGAACGGTTCGCAGACTGGTGCAACACCCAAGGAATCGACTATATCAACGAGATTGATGGATTCACCATCCACGACTTCAAACTCTTCAGACGCGACACAGACGACATTTCCAACCTCACCCTTCACAAAAATATGTGTACGCTCCGGACGTTCATCCGGCACATGGAGTCGTGGGATGTCGTAGACGATGGACTCGCGGACAACATGATTCTCCCCGAGATCGACTCTGAAACCCGTGACAGGAAAATCAGCGCAGAACAAGCGCACGAGATGCTGGAGTACCTCGACAAATACGAGTACGGAACAAAGAGACACGCGCTATTTGCGATTCTGTGGGATACAGGAATGCGGTTAGGGTCTGTCCGGTCACTAGACCTTGGCGACTACCACTCAGGAGAGAAGTACATCGAACTCCACCACCGACCCGAATCCGACACCCCTCTGAAAAACGCGGAGGGCGGAGAACGTGAAGTCAACCTCCACGCATGGGTTTGTGAAGTGATTGACGACCACATCAAGATGAACCGTCACAACGTGACCGATGATTATGGACGGAAGCCGCTGTTCACCACTGAACATGGCCGTCCGGCTCGTTCAGGGCTGAGAATGCACATTACTGCATTGAGTCGTCCTTGCCACTATACAGGAGAGTGCCCGCATGACAGGGAACAAATGGAGTGTGAAGCGTGGACTGACCGGGAGTACGCCGCCCGATGCCCTAGCAGTATCAGTCCGCACGATGTGCGCCGGTCTTCAATCACAGAGTGGCTGAAGCGGGGACACAGAAAGGAAATTGTCAGCGATAGATGTGACGTTTCACCGAAGGTTCTCGACAAGCACTACGATGTTAGGACGAAGACGGAGAAACGTGAGCTTCGGAGGGATGCATTCGGTATGGATTGA
- a CDS encoding DNA-methyltransferase: MDGNTEITSLLPDSEAYYETSDGAAFQGDSKELLDELPENSIDLVVTSPPFGLRKKKEYGNEDPEDYNEWFMEFVDKVYRVLTEDGSFVVDIGGGWEKGKPVRSLYHFELLTQIAGDEGPFNLAQDFYWYNPAKLPTPAQWVTIERIRVKDAVNHVWWFSKSERPEADNRRVLKEYSDSQKKLMDEGYRDKKRPSGHDISDTFDDPEDADGAIRPNFWDSVNSSDYAPEFVEILEDADISQELIDVAAENDVLDELVESILSQYVDDNVLELANTASNTHYLNACKETGLDPHPARFPRQLPEFFIKFLTQPDDTVLDIFAGSNMTGRVAQDLERKWLAFEYQKKYLRTSKLRFMKMEEITKPDAQQDWDEVVELMD; this comes from the coding sequence ATGGACGGAAATACTGAGATAACAAGTCTTCTACCTGATTCGGAGGCGTACTACGAAACGTCGGACGGTGCTGCTTTCCAAGGGGACAGCAAGGAGCTTCTCGATGAACTCCCCGAGAACAGCATTGATCTTGTCGTCACTTCCCCGCCCTTCGGACTTCGCAAGAAGAAGGAGTACGGCAACGAAGACCCCGAGGACTACAATGAATGGTTCATGGAGTTCGTGGACAAAGTGTACCGCGTTCTCACCGAGGACGGGAGCTTTGTCGTTGATATTGGCGGAGGATGGGAGAAAGGGAAGCCCGTTCGGTCGCTCTACCACTTCGAACTCCTGACACAGATCGCGGGCGACGAGGGGCCTTTCAATCTCGCACAAGACTTCTACTGGTACAACCCAGCGAAACTCCCGACGCCCGCACAATGGGTCACAATTGAACGCATTCGGGTGAAGGACGCCGTGAATCACGTTTGGTGGTTCTCCAAGTCCGAACGCCCCGAGGCGGACAATCGGCGTGTCCTCAAGGAGTACAGCGATTCACAGAAGAAGCTGATGGACGAGGGCTACCGTGACAAGAAACGTCCGTCCGGACACGACATCAGCGACACGTTCGATGACCCGGAGGACGCAGACGGTGCAATCCGTCCGAATTTCTGGGATTCAGTTAACAGTAGCGACTATGCCCCTGAGTTCGTGGAGATTCTAGAAGACGCAGACATCTCGCAAGAACTCATTGACGTTGCAGCCGAAAATGACGTTCTCGATGAGCTAGTTGAGAGTATCCTGTCACAATACGTTGATGATAATGTGCTGGAACTTGCGAATACTGCGTCGAACACGCACTACCTCAACGCCTGCAAGGAAACCGGCTTGGACCCACATCCCGCTCGCTTCCCCCGTCAACTCCCCGAGTTCTTCATCAAGTTCCTTACACAGCCGGACGATACCGTCCTAGACATCTTTGCAGGGTCGAACATGACTGGCCGTGTTGCTCAGGACCTTGAACGAAAGTGGTTGGCGTTCGAGTACCAGAAGAAGTACCTCCGAACGTCGAAGTTGCGGTTCATGAAGATGGAAGAAATTACGAAGCCGGATGCCCAGCAGGACTGGGATGAGGTCGTGGAACTGATGGACTAA
- a CDS encoding DUF7511 domain-containing protein → MSTDPHTTDTRTDPDHLADFETAAHDDRPDIALRSVVVEYEGRPDRRTVYPEGVFGTERMTSWLTADDSAFVDLDVAR, encoded by the coding sequence ATGAGTACGGACCCACACACCACCGACACACGGACCGACCCAGACCACCTCGCGGATTTCGAGACAGCGGCCCACGATGACCGGCCGGACATCGCGCTGCGCTCAGTCGTCGTCGAGTACGAGGGGCGACCGGACCGGCGGACGGTGTACCCCGAAGGCGTCTTCGGGACCGAGCGCATGACCTCGTGGCTCACCGCCGACGACAGCGCCTTCGTAGACCTCGACGTCGCCCGTTGA
- a CDS encoding imidazole glycerol phosphate synthase subunit HisH produces MNVTIVDYGVGNLRSLRRGLERADADVEVTDDPEEIADAEAIVLPGVGAFEECMRNSAPFHDALRDAAADTPILGICVGLQLLFTESEEGAPDGVSASESSRGSSDEGSESDGETVEGLDLIPGRVERLPRGEVKVPHMGWNEVTVERDHPLAEGIADGDYAYFVHSYCAAADDHTVASCDYGFSGDGATGESNDAPSGVGFAAVAANEAGNVMGTQFHPEKSGETGLRILQNFVDYARQYREPASEATAD; encoded by the coding sequence GTGAACGTCACCATCGTCGATTACGGCGTGGGCAACCTCCGTAGCCTCCGGCGGGGCTTGGAACGCGCCGACGCCGACGTGGAAGTCACCGACGACCCCGAGGAAATCGCCGACGCCGAAGCAATCGTCCTGCCCGGCGTGGGCGCGTTCGAGGAGTGCATGCGCAACTCCGCGCCGTTCCACGACGCGCTTCGAGACGCCGCCGCGGACACGCCGATTCTGGGCATCTGCGTCGGTCTCCAACTGCTGTTCACCGAGAGCGAGGAGGGCGCGCCCGACGGGGTCTCGGCGAGCGAGTCGAGTCGAGGCTCGTCGGACGAGGGAAGCGAGTCCGACGGCGAGACCGTCGAGGGCCTCGACCTGATTCCCGGCCGGGTCGAGCGCCTCCCCCGCGGCGAGGTCAAGGTCCCGCACATGGGTTGGAACGAGGTCACGGTCGAGCGCGACCACCCGCTCGCAGAGGGCATCGCGGACGGCGACTACGCCTACTTCGTCCACTCGTACTGCGCGGCGGCCGACGATCACACCGTCGCCTCCTGCGACTACGGCTTCTCCGGGGACGGAGCGACCGGAGAGTCGAACGACGCGCCGTCGGGCGTCGGGTTCGCCGCCGTCGCGGCCAACGAGGCGGGCAACGTGATGGGGACGCAGTTCCACCCCGAGAAGAGCGGCGAGACCGGACTCCGCATCCTCCAGAACTTCGTGGACTACGCGCGTCAGTACCGCGAACCCGCGTCCGAGGCTACGGCGGACTGA
- a CDS encoding ArsR/SmtB family transcription factor codes for MADATKPITDHVLLDVLGDSPRTRILTVLIDHPDKEFDAEHLAEYAGVNADTVRDHIPALRAWGVVRDEEVIQTNKDSDAVAAFADAEWALTEYLASKEDVGEVDDDMNPIDS; via the coding sequence ATGGCTGACGCAACCAAACCAATCACAGATCACGTACTCCTTGATGTCCTTGGAGACTCGCCCCGAACACGCATACTGACAGTCCTGATCGACCACCCAGACAAAGAGTTCGACGCTGAACATCTCGCGGAATACGCAGGCGTCAACGCGGACACAGTACGCGACCACATCCCTGCGTTACGTGCGTGGGGCGTTGTTCGAGACGAGGAGGTCATACAGACGAACAAGGACAGTGACGCTGTAGCGGCGTTCGCAGACGCAGAATGGGCGTTGACAGAGTATCTGGCGTCGAAAGAAGATGTTGGAGAGGTTGACGATGATATGAACCCAATCGACTCATGA
- the sucD gene encoding succinate--CoA ligase subunit alpha — protein sequence MSVLVDSDTRVVVQGITGGEGKFHAEQMMDYGTNVVAGAVPGKGGQEVNGVPVYDTVHEAAREEDADASVVFVPPAFAGDAVFEALDAPLDLVVAITEGIPTQDMAKVNKRLSEVDTRLIGPNCPGIITPGESKLGILPGNIFESGEVGLVSRSGTLTYQVVDNLTSRGIGQTTAIGIGGDPIIGTDFIDALELFENDPDTKAVVMCGEIGGEDEEEAAQFIAENMDTPVAGFIAGRTAPPGKRMGHAGAIVSGSGTGTAESKINALNDAGVPVGDTPNEVADHIEDFL from the coding sequence ATGAGCGTTCTAGTCGATTCGGACACCAGAGTCGTCGTACAGGGCATCACCGGCGGGGAAGGCAAGTTCCACGCCGAACAGATGATGGACTACGGCACCAACGTCGTCGCCGGCGCAGTGCCGGGCAAGGGCGGCCAAGAGGTCAACGGCGTGCCGGTCTACGACACGGTCCACGAGGCGGCCCGCGAGGAGGACGCCGACGCCTCGGTCGTCTTCGTCCCGCCCGCGTTCGCGGGCGACGCCGTCTTCGAGGCGCTCGACGCGCCGCTGGACCTCGTGGTCGCCATCACGGAGGGCATCCCCACGCAGGACATGGCCAAGGTCAACAAGCGCCTCTCGGAAGTGGACACCCGACTCATCGGCCCGAACTGTCCGGGCATCATCACCCCCGGCGAGTCGAAACTCGGCATCCTGCCGGGCAACATCTTCGAGTCCGGCGAGGTCGGACTCGTCTCCCGGTCGGGCACCCTCACCTATCAGGTCGTGGACAACCTGACCTCCCGGGGCATCGGTCAGACCACCGCCATCGGCATCGGCGGCGACCCCATCATCGGCACCGACTTCATCGACGCGCTCGAACTGTTCGAGAACGACCCCGACACGAAGGCGGTCGTCATGTGCGGCGAAATCGGCGGCGAAGACGAAGAGGAGGCCGCCCAGTTCATCGCCGAGAACATGGACACGCCGGTCGCCGGGTTCATCGCGGGCCGGACCGCCCCGCCGGGCAAGCGCATGGGCCACGCGGGCGCAATCGTCTCCGGTAGCGGCACCGGCACCGCCGAGAGCAAGATAAACGCGCTGAACGACGCGGGCGTCCCGGTCGGCGACACGCCCAACGAAGTCGCGGACCACATCGAGGACTTCCTGTAA